The proteins below are encoded in one region of Triticum aestivum cultivar Chinese Spring chromosome 1B, IWGSC CS RefSeq v2.1, whole genome shotgun sequence:
- the LOC123139925 gene encoding calcium-transporting ATPase 7, plasma membrane-type-like, which translates to MECANILIAVGRRSTSPSPSSSWQPGRQWRKALTVIRTCHRLARLGILSAGVLPRSTAFYVAIKIHHDGSDSDAADTAAFSVAADDELFKGLVKEKREDCFRRLGAGAGIAAALASDAERGIRGDADDVRRRRESFGGNTYPKPKPKSFFSHVWDALKDVFLIVLLVCAVVSLGFGIKEHGLKDGWYDGVSIFLAVFLVAAVSAVSNHSQAKRFDKLASESDNIAVTVVRDGRRQEVSIFDILVGDVVILKIGDSVPADGVFLEGHGLQVDESSMTGEPHPIEIDAEKSPFLTGGVKIVDGYGRMLVTAVGTDTLWGEMMSSITKETAEPTPLQERLERLTSSIGKIGVAVAVLVFTVLTARHFTGSTKDDQGKPLFNKGHVTFDAVFSSLVVIFQQAVTIIVVAIPEGLPLAVTLTLAFSMKRMVKENALVRRLSACETMGSVTAICTDKTGTLTLNQMKVTEFWVGTDQPRGATAIAGSVVTLLCQGAGLNTTGSVYKPDNVSPPEITGSPTEKALLSWAVADLGMDADALKRSCKVLHVEAFNSDKKRSGVMIRDNATGAVVAHWKGAAEMVLTNCSMYVDTDGAARELGVEQRRNLEKVINDMAVCSLRCIAFAYKQVDGSEQSKIDDDGLTLLGFVGLKDPCRPEVKAAIEACTKAGVAVKMVTGDNILTARAIAKECGIISSNDPSGIVIEGHEFRAMSPEQQLEIVDRIRVMARSLPLDKLALVQRLKQKGHVVAVTGDGTNDAPALKEADVGLSMGVQGTEVAKESSDIIILNDNFDTVVTATRWGRCVYNNIQKFIQFQLTVNVAALVINFVSAITTGKMPLTTVQLLWVNLIMDTMGALALATDTPTKALMDRPPIGRTAPLISNAMWRNLAAQAAFQIAVLLALQYRGRDVFGTDEKGNGTMIFNAFVLCQVFNEFNAREIEKKNVFAGVLKNRMFLVIIAVTLALQVVMVEVLTRFASTKRLGLGQWGVCLAIAAVSWPIGWAVKFIPVPDRTLHDILTRRKSS; encoded by the coding sequence ATGGAGTGCGCCAACATCCTGATCGCCGTGGGCCGCCGGTCAACGTCGCCTTCCCCGTCCTCCTCGTGGCAGCCGGGGAGGCAATGGCGCAAGGCGCTGACCGTCATCCGGACGTGCCACAGGCTGGCGCGGCTCGGCATTCTGTCCGCCGGCGTCCTGCCACGGAGCACCGCCTTCTACGTCGCCATCAAGATCCACCACGACGGCAGTGACTCCGATGCCGCCGACACCGCCGCATTCTCTGTCGCCGCCGATGACGAGCTTTTCAAGGGCCTGGTCAAGGAGAAGCGCGAAGACTGCTTCCGCCGCCTCGGGGCCGGCGCTGGCATCGCGGCAGCGCTGGCGTCCGACGCCGAGCGCGGCATCCGAGGCGACGCCGACGACGTGCGGCGCCGCAGGGAGTCGTTCGGCGGGAACACGTACCCCAAGCCAAAGCCCAAAAGCTTCTTCAGCCACGTCTGGGACGCGCTCAAGGACGTCTTCCTCATCGTGCTCCTCGTCTGCGCCGTCGTCTCCCTCGGCTTCGGCATCAAGGAGCACGGCCTCAAGGACGGCTGGTACGACGGTGTAAGTATCTTCCTCGCGGTCTTCCTCGTCGCTGCCGTGTCCGCCGTCAGTAACCACAGCCAGGCCAAGCGGTTTGACAAGCTGGCCAGTGAGTCCGACAATATCGCCGTAACCGTAGTCCGCGACGGCCGGAGGCAGGAGGTCTCCATATTCGATATCCTCGTCGGCGACGTGGTGATACTCAAGATCGGCGACTCGGTGCCAGCGGACGGGGTGTTCCTGGAGGGTCACGGCCTGCAGGTGGACGAGTCGAGCATGACGGGCGAGCCCCACCCGATCGAGATCGATGCCGAGAAGAGTCCCTTTCTCACCGGCGGCGTGAAGATCGTCGACGGCTACGGCCGGATGCTCGTGACCGCCGTCGGCACCGACACCTTGTGGGGCGAGATGATGAGCAGCATAACCAAGGAGACCGCCGAGCCAACGCCGCTCCAGGAGCGCCTCGAGCGCCTCACCTCAAGCATTGGCAAGATCGGCGTCGCCGTCGCGGTGCTCGTGTTCACCGTGCTCACCGCGCGCCACTTCACCGGCAGCACCAAGGACGACCAAGGGAAGCCGCTGTTCAACAAGGGCCACGTCACCTTCGACGCCGTGTTCAGTTCCCTCGTCGTCATCTTCCAGCAGGCCGTCACCATCATCGTCGTCGCCATCCCCGAGGGCCTCCCGCTGGCGGTGACGCTCACGCTCGCCTTCTCCATGAAGAGGATGGTGAAGGAGAACGCGCTGGTGCGCCGCCTCTCGGCGTGCGAGACAATGGGGTCGGTCACAGCCATCTGCACCGACAAGACCGGCACGCTGACGCTCAACCAGATGAAGGTGACCGAGTTTTGGGTCGGCACTGACCAGCCCAGAGGTGCCACGGCGATCGCCGGGAGCGTCGTCACCTTGCTCTGCCAGGGAGCTGGGCTCAACACCACGGGAAGCGTTTACAAGCCGGACAACGTGTCGCCACCGGAGATCACAGGCAGCCCGACGGAGAAGGCGCTGCTGTCGTGGGCCGTAGCGGACCTCGGCATGGACGCCGACGCGCTGAAGAGGAGCTGCAAGGTGCTGCACGTTGAGGCCTTCAATTCGGACAAGAAGCGCAGCGGCGTGATGATCAGGGACAACGCTACCGGCGCGGTGGTCGCGCACTGGAAAGGCGCCGCGGAGATGGTGCTGACGAACTGTTCGATGTACGTGGACACGGACGGAGCGGCGCGCGAGCTCggagtggagcagaggaggaaccTTGAGAAGGTGATCAACGACATGGCCGTCTGCAGCCTCCGGTGCATCGCCTTCGCCTACAAGCAAGTCGACGGCTCCGAGCAATCAAAGATCGACGACGATGGTCTGACATTGCTGGGCTTCGTCGGCTTGAAAGATCCGTGCCGGCCAGAGGTCAAGGCCGCCATTGAAGCTTGCACCAAGGCAGGCGTCGCCGTCAAGATGGTCACGGGCGACAACATCCTCACGGCCCGCGCGATCGCCAAGGAGTGCGGAATCATATCCAGCAACGACCCCAGCGGCATCGTCATCGAGGGGCACGAGTTCCGCGCCATGTCGCCGGAGCAGCAGCTGGAGATCGTGGACAGGATCCGCGTCATGGCGCGGTCCCTGCCGCTGGACAAGCTGGCGCTGGTGCAGCGGCTGAAGCAGAAGGGGCACGTGGTGGCCGTGACCGGCGACGGCACCAACGACGCGCCGGCGCTCAAGGAGGCGGACGTGGGGCTGTCCATGGGCGTCCAGGGCACCGAGGTGGCCAAGGAGAGCTCCGACATCATCATCCTCAATGACAACTTCGACACGGTGGTGACGGCCACGCGGTGGGGGCGCTGCGTCTACAACAACATCCAGAAGTTCATCCAGTTCCAGCTCACCGTCAATGTGGCGGCGCTCGTCATCAACTTCGTGTCCGCCATCACCACGGGCAAGATGCCGCTCACCACCGTGCAGCTCCTGTGGGTGAACCTGATCATGGACACCATGGGCGCTCTCGCTCTCGCCACGGACACGCCCACCAAGGCGCTCATGGACCGGCCGCCCATCGGCCGCACGGCGCCGCTTATCAGCAACGCAATGTGGCGCAACCTCGCCGCGCAGGCGGCGTTCCAGATCGCCGTGCTGCTGGCGCTCCAGTACCGGGGGCGGGACGTGTTCGGCACCGACGAGAAGGGCAacggcaccatgatcttcaacgccttcgtgctctgccaggtgttcaacGAGTTCAACGCGCGGGAGATCGAGAAGAAGAACGTGTTCGCCGGGGTGCTCAAGAACAGGATGTTCCTGGTCATCATCGCCGTCACGCTCGCGCTGCAGGTGGTCATGGTGGAGGTGCTCACCAGGTTCGCCAGCACCAAGAGGCTGGGGCTGGGGCAGTGGGGCGTCTGCCTCGCCATCGCCGCCGTGTCGTGGCCCATCGGCTGGGCCGTCAAGTTCATCCCCGTGCCGGACCGGACTCTCCATGACATCCTCACACGCCGGAAATCCTCATGA